The Candidatus Omnitrophota bacterium region GCGTCTATATACGGGTTGAACTTCACCAGCGATGCGAAGCTGTTCAATAATGCCTTCGGCAAAAATTTCAGAGGCGTCGTCTGCGGAAGCTTGAAATCTTCTTTTATGAAATTTTTAATGTCCTCTCCGGCGATCTCTATCCTGGCCGGATCCATCTCCCCCAGCCCGGCCGCATACGCTTCTCTCGTCGTAAGTACGTCCCACGGCTCCAGGCCCATCGTCCTGGCGAGACACGAATCTATCGCCACCGCGTCTTCGCCGGCCATGATGAACCCCATATTCTTAAGCTCTCCCCTCGCCGGGCCGTCGCCCTCCATCGCTATCACGGCATCGACCACGGTCAGTTTCGGTCTCGCGATCGAATATACCCTGGCGATCAGTTTCGCGAACTCTTCGGGTTTCGGGGCGCGCGAATGGCACCCGGCCTTGTACAGGCCGACCAGGGTGCCGAATGTATTCTTTATGGCGGCCGTCAATGTGGTAAGCACGTGGGTCTTCATCTTCGGTATCGAGATAAAAGAGCCGGAATCGAAGACGTGACGGCTTACCGGTATCCCGTCCACGAACTTCGAACTTGTGAACTTGACGATCTCCGCGCCTTCCTCCAGGGCTATGCGTTTCATGCCGGATATCTCCAGCACCTCTTCTATATTGCTGCCGAAACCTCCGGGCGAATCGCCGATGACGGGCCTGCCGCCCGCGCCCTTTACGAGCCTGACAAGCGCGCGCACAACCTCCGGGTGGGTATCCACGCAGTCCTCGGGGGGACGCGGCGAAAGGAGGTTCGGCTTCAGGAGCACCTTTGTGCCCGGCTTTACGAACTTCTCCATACCGCCGACGAGGTCGACCGCCCGTTTAACGGCATCGAAGACCTGCCGCGTCTCATACTCCCTGCACCCTGTTATCGAAACTTTCGACATCTTCAGCTCAGCTGTTTCAATATGAAGACAAAGAACACCATGCTCAGGTTATGTATCATATGTACCGTGATCGAGGAGACGAGCGTGCCGGTCCTCTCGTACATATACGCAAGCGCTATGCCCAGCACCATGATAGGCAGAAACCCTACGACGTTCGTGTGCAGGACGGCAAATAAGGCCGAGGTGATGAGCGCCGCCCAGAATACGCCGATATATTTCCTGACGGCGCTGTACATGAAGCCCCTGAAGAAGAGCTCTTCGATGATCGGGCCGATGACTGCGGCAAATATGCTGGTGAATAACAGGAATGCCTGGTTCTGCTCTTTAAGGAATAGTTCGACCACCGGCTGCTTCTCCGGCACATAACCGGTCAGGCGTATGAAAAAGAGTATCACGGCCAGCACCGCTATAAGCACGGGCATTATCGCTATGTAACAGACGATGCCGTAGAATATATTGCGGGCCAGATTTTTCACGGATAGCCCGAGCGATATCAACTTTTCCTTATACTTCGTTACGGTAAAGTAAAGTATGAATACGACCGTCAACGTATCCAGGACGGCTGAATTGAGCATCATCCTGAAATTAT contains the following coding sequences:
- a CDS encoding CPBP family intramembrane glutamic endopeptidase, whose protein sequence is MSKLLNFIQKDRLYILLVTFIIVFNIALFTSDEALDAGKMISKSEWNEDPVAQRIEMEKKLAENRPLALVLGLASLLIFAVLLLGIATDWIFVSSLISGRMPDITTHRHETKGIGWDPADVARVAILFLFFGYMAVIIESFLADIFPALKNDNFRMMLNSAVLDTLTVVFILYFTVTKYKEKLISLGLSVKNLARNIFYGIVCYIAIMPVLIAVLAVILFFIRLTGYVPEKQPVVELFLKEQNQAFLLFTSIFAAVIGPIIEELFFRGFMYSAVRKYIGVFWAALITSALFAVLHTNVVGFLPIMVLGIALAYMYERTGTLVSSITVHMIHNLSMVFFVFILKQLS
- a CDS encoding DUF362 domain-containing protein, which encodes MSKVSITGCREYETRQVFDAVKRAVDLVGGMEKFVKPGTKVLLKPNLLSPRPPEDCVDTHPEVVRALVRLVKGAGGRPVIGDSPGGFGSNIEEVLEISGMKRIALEEGAEIVKFTSSKFVDGIPVSRHVFDSGSFISIPKMKTHVLTTLTAAIKNTFGTLVGLYKAGCHSRAPKPEEFAKLIARVYSIARPKLTVVDAVIAMEGDGPARGELKNMGFIMAGEDAVAIDSCLARTMGLEPWDVLTTREAYAAGLGEMDPARIEIAGEDIKNFIKEDFKLPQTTPLKFLPKALLNSFASLVKFNPYIDARVCARCNLCKISCPAEAIEIEPDRCRIDYKKCVRCMCCHEVCPYRAIDIRRNVLTKAIWG